The DNA window CTTCTGCTTCATTAATTTTGTGAGAAGCAACGCTTGTTTTGCCTAAATTAATATAAGATAATGCGAGCATTTGTTCTTTTTTGGCGCCAAAATCCTTATCGTCTTTTATATTTTTTGTGCTTTCCAGACATTTTTTCTGATAATAGATCACCGAGTCAAGCGGCAAATTAACATGAGCTGCATAAGAACCCATTCCAGTATATATCAACGCTTTTAAGTAATTTTTTTCATTGGAAGATTTTATTTTCTCGGCGATTTGTAAAGCTTTTTTAAACTCTTTCACACTCTCATCATTAAAGCCTAATTCTGTATAAGCCGAAGCTTTTAACCGGTAAGTATTTGATAATACAGCGTCATTCATACTTTCTGCTGCCAGTTTTCCGACTTCTTCACTGAGGTTGATGACTTTTTTAAAATTACCGGTATCAAAATATTTGCTCATCAGTATGGAACCGCTTTCTAACATTCCTTTTTTATATCCTATAGATTTAGAATTATTGAAAATATCATTAGCAAGCGTGATGGCTTTGGCAGGGTCTCCCCAGGATAGTTTTTCGGCCTTATTAATGTCAATGTCAATTTGTGATGTAGTAGGTCGTGTAGTAGATACTTGAGCATGGGAAATTCCGAAAATAAAACCGCATAAAAAGAGAGCAATATTTTTCATTATGTGTATTTTTTGAACCCGCAATAAAAGAATAATTTAATGAAAAATTGGAAGATATGTGTAATTTTTTCTGAATTTATTAACCCTAATAAACAATGTAAGTAACTACAATTTAATACATTGTGTTTACTTTGTTAAATGATTTTTTATTCGAACAATGCATTAATAAATTTTATGGTCTTCTATTTAAACTAACAAAGCTTTTCAAAAAAGAAATAGTCTTGTTAATTTTATATAGTAAATTTATTGAGCGGATCTATTGAAATTCAAAATTTCTTCAAAATTTAATTATAGTTTTAACGCATGAAAATTCTAATCGTCGAAGACGAAGCTGAACTGGCCAAAAGTATTTCCGAATATCTTTCTGAGGAAAGTTATCTGTGTGAATGTGCCTCAACATTTAATGAAGCCATGACCAAAATAGAGATGTTCCATTACGACTGTATTTTACTGGATATAATGCTGCCGGACGGAAATGGCCTTAAAATTTTAGAAGAATTAAAAAAGCAGAATAAACAGGATGGTGTGATCATTATTTCAGCTAAAAATGCTTTGGATGATAAAATCGAAGGATTAAAAATGGGAGCAGATGATTATCTTACCAAACCGTTTCACCTCTCAGAACTGATGGCAAGGGTGTATTCTATTATTCGAAGAAAACAATTCAGCAGCTCCAATGTGGTAACACAGAATGAACTTGAAATTGACCTTCTGGCCAAGACCGTTTCTGTGAATGGTGAAGTCATTTCTTTAACAAAAAAAGAATTTGACCTTCTGATT is part of the Chryseobacterium lactis genome and encodes:
- a CDS encoding response regulator transcription factor yields the protein MKILIVEDEAELAKSISEYLSEESYLCECASTFNEAMTKIEMFHYDCILLDIMLPDGNGLKILEELKKQNKQDGVIIISAKNALDDKIEGLKMGADDYLTKPFHLSELMARVYSIIRRKQFSSSNVVTQNELEIDLLAKTVSVNGEVISLTKKEFDLLIYFIGNKNKVISKSTLAEHLSGDLADMLDNHDFVYAHVKNLKKKLYDAGSGHYLKTVYGTGYKWEM